A genomic segment from Aspergillus puulaauensis MK2 DNA, chromosome 1, nearly complete sequence encodes:
- the GAR1_1 gene encoding putative glycerol dehydrogenase (COG:C;~EggNog:ENOG410PFT7;~InterPro:IPR018170,IPR020471,IPR036812,IPR023210;~PFAM:PF00248;~go_function: GO:0016491 - oxidoreductase activity [Evidence IEA];~go_process: GO:0055114 - oxidation-reduction process [Evidence IEA]), with translation MTIADTRFKLNTGAEIPALGLGTWQSGPGEVSKAVYHALKVGYRHIDAAQCYGNETEVGEGINRALSEGLVQRSEIFVTTKLWCTYHTRPEEALNLSLSKLGLDYVDLYLVHWPLAMNPNGNHELFPKLADGSRDIVHSHSHVTTWKSMEELIAKNPGKVKAIGVSNYSKLYLEELLPQVKVVPAANQIENHPSLPQQEIVDYCKEKGIIITAYSPLGSTGSPLFSAPAIVEVSKRKGVSPATVLLSWHLARGSSVLAKSVTPSRIEANRNLVALDKEDVDLIAKYSAELASTSGFQRFVFPPFGVNFGFPDKQ, from the exons ATGACCATCGCAGACACACGCTTCAAGCTCAACACCGGCGCTGAGATCCCCGCGCTTGGTCTCG GAACATGGCAGTCCGGCCCAGGAGAAGTAAGCAAAGCCGTCTACCACGCTCTCAAAGTGGGCTACCGCCACATCGACGCTGCGCAATGCTACGGCAACGAGACCGAAGTAGGTGAGGGCATCAACCGCGCCCTCTCTGAAGGTCTTGTCCAGCGCTCCGAAATCTTCGTCACCACAAAGCTGTGGTGCACATACCACACGCGCCCCGAAGAGGCTCTcaacctctccctctccaagCTCGGTCTCGACTACGTCGACCTGTACCTCGTGCACTGGCCGCTAGCGATGAACCCGAACGGGAACCACGAGCTGTTCCCCAAGCTGGCGGACGGGAGCCGCGACATAGTGCACAGTCACAGCCATGTGACGACGTGGAAGAGCATGGAGGAACTTATTGCAAAGAACCCCGGGAAGGTCAAGGCAATTGGCGTGTCGAATTACTCCAAGCTGTATCTGGAGGAGTTGCTGCCGCAGGTGAAGGTTGTCCCTGCTGCGAACCAGATCGAAAACCATCCGTCACTGCCGCAGCAGGAGATTGTGGATTATTGTAAGGAGAAGGGCATCATTATCACGGCTTACAGCCCGTTGGGCAGCACGGGATCGCCGTTGTTCAGTGCCCCGGCCATCGTGGAGGTttcgaagaggaagggcgTTAGCCCTGCGACAGTGTTGCTGAGCTGGCATT TGGCCCGTGGTTCCTCCGTACTAGCCAAGTCGGTCACACCCTCGCGCATCGAAGCGAACAGAAACCTCGTCGCCCTGGACAAGGAAGACGTCGACCTCATTGCCAAATACTCTGCGGAGCTGGCTTCGACGAGCGGCTTCCAGCGCTTCGTGTTTCCTCCTTTCGGCGTGAACTTCGGATTCCCTGACAAGCAGTGA
- a CDS encoding inositol oxygenase (COG:S;~EggNog:ENOG410PH5C;~InterPro:IPR007828;~PFAM:PF05153;~go_component: GO:0005737 - cytoplasm [Evidence IEA];~go_function: GO:0005506 - iron ion binding [Evidence IEA];~go_function: GO:0050113 - inositol oxygenase activity [Evidence IEA];~go_process: GO:0019310 - inositol catabolic process [Evidence IEA];~go_process: GO:0055114 - oxidation-reduction process [Evidence IEA]): MSPHANVANGAALEEISDAVDNVNVLKQNLKEKAQAEKDLYEESEFDKEKDKTQFRQYEDACDRVKNFYKEQHTKQTVAYNLKARNDFHSKTRAEMSVWDAMEKLNTLIDESDPDTSLSQIDHLLQSAEAIRRDGKPRWMQLTGLIHDLGKLLFFYDARGQWDVVGDTFPVGCGFDERIIYGTESFEDNEDFGHPIYSTPNGIYNPGCGLDNVMLSWGHDEYLYHVVKEQSTLPDEALAMIRYHSFYPWHNAGAYRHLMNEKDEEMLKAVKAFNPYDLYSKSDDVPTVEELKPYYFDLIDEFFPTKIIKW; this comes from the coding sequence ATGAGCCCTCACGCCAACGTCGCCAACGGCGCCGCCCTCGAAGAAATCTCCGACGCTGTCGACAACGTCAACGTTCTCAAACAGAACCTCAAGgaaaaggcccaggccgAGAAAGACCTCTACGAGGAGTCCGAGTTCGACAAGGAAAAGGACAAGACCCAGTTCCGCCAGTACGAGGACGCCTGCGACCGCGTCAAGAACTTCTACAAGGAACAGCACACCAAGCAGACAGTCGCCTACAACCTCAAGGCCCGCAATGATTTCCACTCCAAGACCCGCGCCGAGATGTCCGTCTGGGACGCCATGGAGAAGCTCAACACCCTGATCGACGAAAGTGACCCTGacacctccctctcccagaTCGACCACTTGCTACAGTCCGCCGAGGCCATCCGCCGCGATGGCAAGCCCCGCTGGATGCAGCTGACCGGTCTCATCCACGACCTGGGcaagctgctcttcttctacGATGCCCGCGGCCAGTGGGACGTCGTCGGCGACACATTCCCCGTCGGCTGCGGGTTCGACGAGCGCATCATCTACGGCACCGAGTCATTCGAGGATAACGAGGACTTCGGCCACCCTATCTACTCTACCCCCAACGGCATCTACAACCCAGGCTGCGGGCTCGACAATGTCATGCTCTCATGGGGCCACGACGAGTATCTCTACCACGTTGTCAAGGAGCAGTCGACCCTCCCCGACGAGGCCCTCGCCATGATCCGGTACCACTCATTCTACCCGTGGCACAACGCCGGTGCGTACCGGCACCTGATGAAcgagaaggacgaggagatgctCAAGGCTGTGAAGGCTTTCAACCCGTATGATCTGTACAGCAAGAGCGACGACGTCCCGACggtcgaggagctgaagcCTTACTACTTCGACCTGATTGATGAGTTCTTCCCTACCAAGATCATCAAGTGGTAG
- a CDS encoding uncharacterized protein (COG:S;~EggNog:ENOG410Q0DH;~InterPro:IPR000210;~go_function: GO:0005515 - protein binding [Evidence IEA]), which produces MVRRTQSFCTSELPSTTRVLDDYFNIDRFDSRAGTAESKTSETPDTSRVRSVGTMTDGIDTEVGGAVEEKGLQQVDGSSAGKTSKKAEKKKRQKKRKEREKEEKKYGRVNDVDEEKAVQVEHAEGEQPRHEKPEMADSNGQGAGRPTNVSGVFVVYGDRGVSQSDPQPEQPEQHKEQGVFQHYRNQKHEHEDGYQREHEQRHQESHENKLICRVHSRMLCQFNAACCVHKPTVECGCPPRASCCCIHHAGDCCYCRTDETAGVVTQDEDDSKTLSAAESVAGPYTPPTPPIRTPPPADNNDDAARTGGLSKAPITSPQNCSGVRVMVTPASPSPIKPASPPKMLGADPENDLAAQASLKLSNSLIEMMECNHMSDITLTLRSINDQFWPIVMTAHKCVLARSPLVTSLLVGREYYSEEITAVAGEEFIMMKTWELVVHYLYGKPIMTMETLKPVTLEALGYDPVSAAGYEPEYMFSVQLSMLDIAIGYAACGAFFYLTPIVDAGFGLAIDLLSWETVEYVLHCGLYTYKFLVVMPDAPWAEETEHQYEEPGRHTQDVGILGESTKASDAEGDGDATTVDGDSKRNTENAHPAPVPARNPTSDAIAVTSTKGLYPTQHVEADWSRRLVGASLDFVFKNMTPDFKLYSAAHSTIIPDRIPEFLKTSPSSEPPAQTAQKKNHVRKSTTQTQSHPPSAAVANNPRLADVKFGSFPSLGLEPIAEEEAIDDNHEKEIENQKSNDRNEPIERENKKNLSNCAAPDTPTLSSKKPRAGVSNEKDAPDSVEATTPVATTAPGLEVTIPSAILLTLGFNDLHLAFSIMEKRGILTSDLAREIILEREARRQAALKNYAAVLIAKARKENASGANPATAGDAGGAKKGKGRLKGKARKAQRQQKSTDGVDGADGVGKNTGDVESVSVGAVHVPDEVKELGYREFYSNKMVRDPREDGEDEVGVEIVLEREWVGFQY; this is translated from the coding sequence ATGGTAAGGCGCACCCAGTCATTCTGCACATCCGAACTCCCCTCAACAACTCGGGTCCTTGACGACTATTTCAACATCGATCGCTTTGATTCCCGCGCTGGCACTGCTGAGTCCAAGACATCCGAGACTCCAGATACATCTCGTGTTCGCTCTGTTGGGACGATGACCGACGGTATAGATACTGAAGTTGGAGGGGCagttgaggagaaggggttGCAGCAGGTGGACGGGTCGTCCGCGGGAAAAACATCGaagaaggctgagaagaagaaaaggcagaagaagaggaaagagagagagaaagaggagaaaaaaTATGGCCGTGTTAAcgatgttgatgaagaaaaagcagTTCAGGTTGAACATGCCGAAGGAGAGCAGCCGCGTCACGAAAAACCTGAGATGGCCGATTCCAACGGACAAGGTGCTGGCCGCCCTACCAATGTATCGGGGGTGTTTGTTGTGTATGGAGATCGTGGAGTTTCGCAGTCGGATCCCCAGCCAGAACAACCAGAGCAGCACAAGGAACAGGGGGTATTCCAGCATTACCGCAATCAAAAGCACGAGCACGAGGATGGATACCAGCGCGAACATGAACAAAGGCATCAGGAAAGCCATGAGAATAAACTCATCTGCCGTGTCCATAGTCGCATGTTGTGCCAGTTCAACGCCGCGTGTTGTGTACACAAGCCCACAGTTGAGTGCGGCTGTCCCCCTCgcgcatcctgctgctgcatacaCCATGCAGGTGATTGCTGCTATTGCCGGACCGACGAGACTGCGGGCGTTGTTACacaggacgaggacgactcAAAGACACTCTCTGCTGCTGAATCCGTCGCTGGGCCTTACACGCCTCCTACTCCTCCGATCAGAACGCCACCCCCTGCCGACAAcaatgatgatgctgctcGCACAGGAGGATTAAGCAAGGCACCCATAACCTCACCTCAAAACTGCTCTGGCGTTCGAGTCATGGTGACGCCTGCATCGCCATCCCCTATCAAGCCCGCCTCACCCCCCAAGATGTTGGGAGCGGATCCCGAAAACGATTTGGCAGCACAGGCGAGTCTCAAACTATCGAATAGCCTGATCGAGATGATGGAATGCAACCACATGAGTGATATCACGCTCACTCTGCGCTCAATAAACGATCAGTTCTGGCCGATCGTGATGACAGCTCACAAGTGCGTCCTTGCGCGTAGTCCACTCGTCACCTCTCTCCTTGTTGGTAGAGAATATTACAGTGAGGAGATCACAGCGGTTGCGGGCGAGGAGTTCATTATGATGAAGACATGGGAGTTGGTGGTGCATTACCTCTACGGCAAGCCTATTATGACAATGGAGACTCTCAAGCCCGTCACATTGGAAGCGTTGGGCTATGATCCGGTATCAGCAGCCGGATATGAGCCCGAGTATATGTTCTCCGTGCAGCTGTCGATGTTAGATATTGCTATCGGATATGCGGCTTGCGGCGcctttttttatcttacCCCTATTGTGGACGCTGGATTTGGTCTCGCAATTGATCTTCTTAGCTGGGAAACTGTTGAGTACGTGCTTCACTGTGGACTTTACACGTACAAGTTTCTGGTTGTCATGCCTGATGCGCCTTGGGCTGAGGAGACCGAACACCAGTACGAGGAACCTGGACGTCATACCCAGGATGTTGGAATACTGGGCGAGTCTACCAAAGCATCTGATGCCgaaggcgatggcgatgCAACAACCGTCGACGGTGACTCTAAGCGCAACACTGAGAATGCACATCCCGCTCCAGTCCCAGCTCGCAATCCAACCTCAGACGCCATCGCTGTCACTTCAACCAAAGGCCTCTATCCAACGCAGCATGTGGAAGCCGACTGGTCGCGTCGTCTTGTTGGCGCATCACTGGATTTCGTGTTCAAGAACATGACGCCAGACTTCAAGCTGTACTCTGCTGCGCATTCGACTATTATCCCTGATCGTATCCCAGAATTCCTTAAGACCTCACCTTCATCGGAACCACCAGCGCAGACTgcacagaagaagaaccacGTTCGAAAGTCCACCACTCAAACACAGTCTCATCCCCCTTCCGCTGCGGTTGCAAACAACCCACGCCTTGCAGACGTCAAGTTCGGCTCGTTCCCTTCCTTAGGCCTTGAGCCaatcgccgaagaagaagcaatcGATGATAACCacgaaaaagaaatagagaACCAGAAATCAAACGATAGAAATGAACCCATCGAGAgagaaaacaagaaaaacCTTAGCAACTGCGCCGCCCCAGACACACCTACTCTTTCCAGCAAAAAGCCAAGAGCCGGAGTAAGCAACGAGAAAGACGCTCCAGATTCAGTTGAAGCCACTACCCCGGTTGCGACTACAGCCCCCGGACTTGAAGTAACCATCCCTTCGGCAATCCTGCTCACACTGGGCTTTAATGATCTACACCTAGCATTCTCGATAATGGAAAAGCGCGGGATCCTGACTTCGGATCTCGCACGGGAGATTATTCTCGAGAGAGAGGCTAGACGCCAGGCGGCGTTGAAAAACTATGCGGCTGTTTTGATTGCGAAGGCACGGAAGGAAAATGCGTCTGGTGCTAACCCCGCCACTGCAGGTGATGCTGGAGGCGCGAAAAAGGGGAAAGGAAGGTTGAAGGGGAAGGCGAGAAAGGCACAACGGCAGCAAAAGAGCACCGATGGTGTGGATGGTGCGGATGGTGTTGGAAAGAACActggtgatgttgagtcTGTGAGCGTTGGTGCGGTGCATGTCCCCGATGAGGTGAAGGAGCTGGGTTATCGCGAGTTTTACAGTAACAAGATGGTCCGCGATCCGCGGGAggacggagaagatgaagttgGGGTTGAGATTGTGCTTGAAAGGGAGTGGGTTGGTTTTCAATATTGA